Proteins co-encoded in one Streptomyces roseochromogenus subsp. oscitans DS 12.976 genomic window:
- a CDS encoding 4'-phosphopantetheinyl transferase family protein produces the protein MAMKITPLRVLRSGAVPESAVPPLADGTVALWLMRAAQDDDAHRLLDAEERRRWKALVREDDRTRYLAAHGGLRRLLGRYLGIRAHEVAFVREACPCCGGPHGRPAVRGGGVHFSLSHSRDLVFFGFASTPVGVDIEAYPQAEVSDSVAEDLHPLERGEFALLPPETRSAAFTRCWARKEAYLKGTGEGLAGGLGRTYVGMGPEPAAVPGWSLTDVGAAPGFAAAVAVSQQ, from the coding sequence ATGGCCATGAAGATCACGCCCTTGCGGGTGTTACGGAGCGGCGCCGTACCGGAGTCGGCCGTGCCGCCGCTCGCCGACGGAACGGTGGCGCTGTGGCTGATGCGGGCGGCGCAGGACGACGACGCCCACCGCCTCCTCGACGCCGAGGAACGGCGGCGGTGGAAGGCGCTGGTACGGGAGGACGACCGGACGCGGTATCTCGCCGCGCACGGCGGGTTGCGGCGTCTGCTCGGACGGTACTTGGGGATCCGGGCGCACGAGGTGGCGTTCGTCCGGGAGGCATGTCCGTGCTGTGGAGGACCGCACGGCCGGCCGGCCGTGCGAGGCGGGGGGGTTCACTTCTCGCTCTCGCACAGCCGGGACCTGGTGTTCTTCGGATTCGCCTCGACGCCCGTGGGTGTGGACATCGAGGCGTACCCGCAGGCCGAGGTGTCGGACAGCGTGGCGGAGGACCTGCACCCGCTCGAACGGGGCGAGTTCGCCCTGCTGCCCCCGGAGACCCGGTCGGCGGCGTTCACCCGCTGCTGGGCACGCAAGGAGGCGTATCTGAAGGGCACGGGAGAGGGGCTGGCCGGCGGACTCGGGCGAACCTACGTGGGAATGGGGCCGGAACCGGCCGCGGTGCCGGGCTGGTCCCTGACCGACGTAGGGGCCGCACCCGGTTTCGCGGCGGCCGTCGCCGTGTCACAGCAATGA
- a CDS encoding MFS transporter, producing MGPRQRLIALLGLAVMVSEGLDITIASFVYPNVMRDWGTSMSAVTTTVTAGVLSMAVGGAVAGPLADRYGRKGVTVAGILVFGVATAVTGLAADIEVFATLRVVACAGLGAVAPVVMAIVADSTPARRRAPVVALAFSGIAAGTVAGGFLASAVIPGFGWPALLALCGLAPLPLVPLIAAYVPESVSALLTRGRPAEQIHESLALLAPGRDTSHVDLTGGRDDERQPTRKLSAIVLSRSFAPTTLLIWLCYFVLLGVVYLLLNYLPLMVARAGLTAARTGVVVGLFGGGTLCGQLLASFGLRRYDRFRFLALASALSGLAVCVTAAAGTGYAGLSALVSALGVCLGGSMGSLQAVGALAYPSTLRATGMGWMSGIGRIGTLTSGLLGGVMIGAGWGIPRILFVLCVPLALTSAAALLLRKAVPPPVPPAPDA from the coding sequence ATGGGACCGCGGCAGCGGCTCATCGCCCTGCTCGGCCTCGCGGTGATGGTCTCCGAAGGGCTCGACATCACCATCGCGAGCTTCGTCTACCCGAACGTCATGCGCGACTGGGGCACATCGATGAGCGCGGTGACCACCACCGTGACCGCCGGCGTGCTGAGCATGGCGGTCGGCGGTGCGGTGGCAGGACCGCTGGCCGACCGGTATGGGCGCAAAGGCGTGACCGTCGCGGGAATCCTCGTCTTCGGGGTGGCCACGGCGGTGACGGGGCTCGCCGCGGACATCGAGGTCTTCGCGACCCTGCGCGTCGTGGCGTGCGCGGGACTCGGTGCGGTTGCGCCGGTCGTCATGGCGATCGTCGCCGACTCCACGCCGGCTCGCCGCCGTGCGCCGGTGGTGGCCCTCGCCTTCTCGGGCATCGCGGCGGGGACGGTCGCGGGCGGATTCCTCGCGTCGGCCGTCATCCCGGGCTTCGGCTGGCCGGCGCTGCTCGCGCTGTGCGGTCTCGCCCCTCTTCCGCTCGTCCCCCTCATCGCGGCCTACGTCCCGGAATCCGTGAGCGCCCTTCTCACACGCGGACGGCCGGCCGAGCAGATCCACGAGAGCCTTGCCCTGCTGGCGCCCGGCCGGGACACCTCCCACGTCGACCTGACCGGTGGCCGGGACGACGAGCGGCAACCGACGCGGAAGCTCAGCGCGATCGTGCTCTCCCGCTCCTTCGCGCCGACGACGCTCCTGATCTGGCTCTGCTACTTCGTCCTGCTGGGCGTGGTCTATCTCCTCCTCAACTATCTGCCGCTCATGGTCGCGCGTGCCGGACTGACAGCGGCCCGCACCGGAGTCGTCGTCGGGCTGTTCGGCGGCGGGACCCTGTGCGGACAGCTCCTGGCGTCGTTCGGCCTCAGGAGGTACGACCGCTTCCGCTTCCTCGCCCTGGCGTCGGCGCTCAGTGGCCTCGCCGTCTGTGTCACCGCGGCCGCGGGCACGGGTTACGCCGGTCTTTCGGCCCTCGTCTCCGCACTCGGAGTGTGCCTGGGCGGTTCCATGGGCTCGCTCCAGGCGGTCGGGGCACTGGCCTACCCATCGACGCTGCGGGCCACGGGCATGGGATGGATGAGCGGAATCGGCCGCATCGGCACCCTCACCAGCGGCCTGCTCGGCGGAGTCATGATCGGTGCCGGATGGGGGATCCCACGGATCCTCTTCGTCCTGTGCGTGCCGCTGGCTCTCACCAGTGCGGCAGCGCTGCTCCTGCGGAAGGCCGTCCCACCGCCCGTCCCGCCGGCGCCGGACGCGTGA
- the dpgD gene encoding enoyl-CoA-hydratase DpgD, which produces MLDALQCVRYEKRDRVAYITLDRPQVLNAMNLRMHAELADVWDDFEADADIWVGVLTGAGERSFSVGQDLKELVHRVDEGTATSTFGSRDKPGWPRLTERFSMFKPLIARVNGYALGGGFELALACDIVIAAEHAEFALTEAKLGLIAGAGGVFRLTRQAPFRAAMGHLLTGRRMTAARAYELGLVNEVVPADELDACVSGWLDDLLSCAPLSLRAAKEAAAVSATMPLERAFATRYAWEERRMHSRDALEGPRAFVEKRPPKWTGT; this is translated from the coding sequence ATGCTCGACGCCTTGCAGTGCGTCCGCTACGAGAAGCGCGATCGCGTCGCTTACATCACCCTGGACCGTCCACAGGTGCTGAACGCCATGAATCTGCGGATGCATGCCGAACTGGCGGACGTCTGGGACGATTTCGAGGCGGACGCCGATATCTGGGTGGGCGTCCTCACCGGAGCCGGTGAGCGGTCCTTCTCCGTGGGCCAGGACCTCAAGGAACTGGTCCACCGGGTCGACGAGGGCACCGCCACCTCCACCTTCGGCAGCAGGGACAAGCCGGGCTGGCCCCGGTTGACCGAGCGGTTCTCGATGTTCAAGCCGCTGATCGCCCGGGTGAACGGCTACGCCCTGGGCGGTGGCTTCGAGCTGGCCCTGGCCTGCGACATCGTGATCGCCGCGGAACACGCCGAGTTCGCGCTGACCGAGGCGAAGCTCGGCCTCATCGCCGGTGCCGGAGGGGTGTTCCGACTGACCCGGCAGGCGCCCTTCCGTGCGGCGATGGGACATCTGCTGACGGGCCGCCGCATGACCGCGGCCCGGGCGTACGAGCTGGGTCTGGTCAACGAGGTGGTGCCGGCCGACGAGCTGGACGCCTGTGTGTCCGGCTGGCTGGACGACCTGCTGAGCTGTGCACCCCTGTCCCTGCGCGCCGCCAAAGAGGCCGCGGCCGTCTCCGCCACCATGCCGCTGGAACGGGCGTTCGCCACCCGGTACGCGTGGGAGGAACGGCGCATGCACAGCAGGGACGCCCTGGAAGGCCCGCGCGCCTTCGTCGAGAAGCGGCCACCGAAATGGACCGGAACCTGA
- a CDS encoding alpha/beta fold hydrolase: MSQLLTLETPDNARPVRLRTERGIFAALEVAPDEHAPPAGTTALLVPGFMGSKEDFLPLLSHLSEGGVRVLAVDNRGQYETGSASPKPAYSRDDLASDLVAIAKQVNAGPVHLVGHSYGGLLARAAVLATQGDPTLWASVTFMNFGPASVSTWQQERLQTLLSVVDSMPLADMWPFVRNEEAYTPPDVESFMEQRWLSNSPQQLAAAAKQMLNETDETSRLARLSIPKSVISGTPDETWAPEGVEQMARELGARFIRIEGGGHSPNVHRPTETASALLDFWLSCREEAAA, encoded by the coding sequence ATGAGTCAACTATTGACCCTGGAGACCCCGGACAATGCGCGTCCGGTTCGTCTGCGCACGGAGCGAGGTATCTTCGCAGCGCTCGAAGTCGCACCTGACGAACACGCCCCCCCTGCCGGGACGACAGCCCTGCTCGTTCCTGGCTTCATGGGCAGCAAGGAGGACTTCCTCCCCTTGCTGTCTCACTTGAGCGAAGGGGGCGTGCGCGTCCTGGCCGTCGACAACCGTGGTCAGTACGAAACTGGTTCAGCTTCGCCGAAACCCGCGTACTCCCGTGATGACCTCGCGAGTGATCTTGTGGCCATCGCCAAACAAGTCAACGCTGGACCCGTGCATCTCGTGGGTCACTCGTATGGTGGGCTCCTCGCTCGTGCGGCAGTACTCGCTACCCAGGGGGATCCCACTCTCTGGGCGTCCGTCACGTTCATGAATTTCGGTCCAGCCAGCGTCTCGACCTGGCAGCAGGAGCGTCTTCAAACGCTGCTTTCCGTCGTTGACTCGATGCCGCTTGCCGATATGTGGCCCTTCGTGAGAAATGAAGAAGCGTACACGCCTCCAGACGTGGAATCCTTCATGGAGCAGCGATGGTTGAGTAACAGTCCACAGCAATTGGCAGCTGCGGCAAAGCAGATGCTGAATGAGACGGACGAGACGTCACGACTGGCGCGTCTTTCGATTCCAAAGTCTGTGATTTCAGGAACCCCTGATGAAACCTGGGCACCTGAGGGAGTCGAGCAGATGGCCAGGGAGCTCGGAGCCCGGTTTATCCGGATCGAGGGCGGTGGACATTCGCCTAACGTTCACAGACCTACTGAGACAGCATCAGCACTACTCGATTTTTGGCTCTCCTGCCGGGAGGAAGCCGCTGCTTGA